The nucleotide sequence CCACCAAGTGAAGTAAATGAAAAAATCATGTTATAAGGTCTCATATTCTTCTGGAAATGCTTGCTTTCTGAATCATCACCTTCCATCAACTTTTTTAGAACACTTGGTGGTTCTTTCAGCATCGGCAATTGCACTTGGCCTTGCATACAGCATAGTGAAAATGTAGGAATCTTAGCATTCCGGCGTTTGTTCAAACGTTCTCCATACCACATCATTGCACCACAATGTGTACATGTGTATTTTGGATCACCTTCATCAGTATATTCTGAATTTACAACATCAGCAAGAACATTAGGCACATACtgataaataaaagaaacactttataataattatttataaaatacaataccATCTTTGTTTTGTCCTTTTGTAGACCTTGTAGACTTTTTTGTATTAAGTAAATCATGTTCAGAAGATGGAAGATCAACATCGTCCTATTCATACTCTGAATCAGTAGTATCTAAAGAGCTACAGTCAAATTCTAGTTCACTCGTCTCATCTATATTTGctgtaaaaaaacaaatgaaacaaAGCTTAGATCAAAATAGTATCATAGAAAATATAGGCTAATGAAAAATAggaatatataaattatgacaACAAACCTCCAAATTCAGTATCTGGAAAAACTGTAGATGTTGGTAATTCTTGATTTTCAGTACCCAAAGAAAAGTCAATATTGGTAATGTCTTTCAAAACTGCTGATGTCCTCTTTCTTTGTCTCTTATCCGGCAACTTCTGAAATGAGttctcctttctctttttctGGATAGATGCTAAAGGCACGAAGAACATGGAAGTCAGGGTTAGTGCCGACCATCCATAATGAAATAACAGAGGTAACTGTTCAAACTTACATGATGGAGATCGGAAACAGTTTTGCTGCTTTGATGTACTTGAAAGTTGTTTTGAACCAAAATCTCGGCCTGGatcaatatataaacaaaacagtTTGATGTTAGGAATAGAATTTAAATCAATTAGATTTAAAGTGTATAAGCATTCACCAAAACAGAAACATTACATgtgttatttttgtttatatgatCGACTGATAGACCAATTGATTTAGGCATCTGTGGCTGCAGGACTTGAGCTAAACCAAAGACAATAACATGTTTTTGTTTCAATGTCTCAAATCAAGGCAATGTTATTAACCATACAATGCAACAGGTAACTGATTATAACTTACATGTtaaatttttaccaaaaaaaaaaaaaaaacttacatgtTAAATACGTCAAACAACTGTTCTGTTTTGGGGAATGTGACGTTTGGTTACGGAAAGTATCAAATCCTAAAAAGAGTTTAAAACCAGGAAGTTGCATGTTAGAATCTGTAGCAAAATTCAATCTATACAAAATGTCAAATCGTCTTAGATGCTACACTCACCAAGTTGCAATCTCCGTATATTTCTTGGTGTCTGGGGTGATAGCATGCTGATTTGCTGGTATATGGAAGGTGTATTAAATGGAACAATCTGATTTTCAAGACCCTCAAACAGTCTGTAATATACAGATCGCAATGGAATGTATGCATATGTGATTGAATTTGTGCAAAACTGTCTTGCATAGCTGAATGTTTGCTTATCTTTGCCGGTCTCTGGagtgaaatattatttagttcGATCTCCATTGTCGTTTACAGTTTTCTTCCTCTTCATAGTTAGACCTCCTAATAGTGTTTTCAGAACATTTAGGATTTAATCGAGGAATAGGGAGGAAGAATGAGTCAGCAAAAACGTTTATGTTTTTGGGGATAAAATTctaaatgtgatttttaataacCTAAGAATTAGGATCTTTGTTATTTTGCCTGCTTATAAATATAggaagaaaatatattagttaatattcTGGAATcacaattttatataattgatatatttatttctaaaaataaataataaatatccaTAAAACGTGTTCCTTTGATATATAGCTATTAACtaatagtttattaattattcattttttgttttgttgtgataGATCCTACGTAccaaactaacatgtttacctTTTTACAAACAGGTGGAAGAACAAAGGACCAAGGAATATATATTTCTGTTTCATCTAGTACCATAAGATCGTTAAGTATCATaaggtatgtttttttaatgaagctatatatatatatagttagaaAGTGCTAGGACTGACAGGGGAactgttttgttttattgatagtGAAATTGGTTAGTTATACGAAGGTTTTGTGTTATATTTACTTAAcatatgaaattgaaaaacattaaaaatcatctattatttgagaaaatgACAATACTCTTATTAAAATTTGTGGAATaacgaaaaaataataaaacaaattattaattttgaatagaaaaatgcaaaaaaaaaaggttaaaacaaataaaaaaccaacataaaaagTAACACAAGTCGCAGTGTTACTCTTCCTTCTCCTTTTCCACTTTAATTGAGGCTCGGCACAACTTTTTAGAAGTTGATGTTTTGTCTGGAAGATCAGCATCTTCCTCTTTGCGTTTTGTGAAAGGTGTTTTGCATTCTTCTGATTCATTATGGCTTGCATCTTCCAGAAAGAGCacctaaaatacaaaattaaaacctcataaaaattataatataagataaataCAAACATTACGATGTATgtataatatagaaaaaaaactcACATCACACGAAGACATGGTAGAAGATGATGTGCCAATCATTGAGTTAGGCTCGGATTGGGATTCCACTTGAAGAATTTCATTTCCAAACCAGACCTCAAGAACTTTAAATGTTTCTGCCTCATTGGTCACATTGTCAGAGCTTACAGAAAtgccaaaacaaaaagattttcCAACTAAATCTCTGATAGGTTCTGGTAGCTGGTCTGGATCTTCAATCTGTGTAGAGgttacaaaattaaaacatattgttttcatttaatttacgAGCAATAACCAAACTTTACCTCATCATTGGAGCCATCCCACAGATCAACAGCTTCATGTCCAACAATGGTCATACCAACAGTGTTAAGCAGCATCAACTTACATGTTTCTGTGTCATCCCTCACAATCAAATGAAGCTTGAATCTATTAGAGTAAACGGATATAAGTTAGAATGGtcagaaataaaaagaaatatgaatTAAACTACTAAGATCAGAAAAAAATGTTCTTACACAGGTACCACTTCAGTGATGTTAGCTTGGCATTTCCCACAATGCCAGAGTTGTTTGTTATCATTGTTTGACCTTTCAGGCACAATCTTACCAGTTTTAATAGCACGATGTTTGCAACCTTTATGCCCAAAATAGAACCACGACCAATCAGTGTCAATAGCTTCTATTGAACAAATGATTTTACAGTTCTCCACCTACAATTATATATACACCTTTAGATTAATTCTATTATGACCATGTTATGTTTAGAAAAATCTAAAGAGACTAAATAACTTTCTAAATAAAAACTCATAATAATGAAGATAACCTAATTTGCAAGAAAGAGTTCAGATATTGTCTTGATCTCAAGATCATTCCAGTCCTCTTCTTGTAAAACAACCTCTTTCTTACCATTTCTCTTCTCAATAAGAGAAAGAGGGAGATTGTCTTCCATCAGCCTATACATAAATGTAGAAATATCAAATGTCAcagtaaatattaatataaccaAATCGCAAAGTTAGGTGATGAAAACTTACTTTTCCTTGAACTGTAATGTCTCTTTCAATGTTGGATCAAGATAAACAATGGATGCATCAAATGCATTTGTTATTTGCACCTCACCTATTAACATTTATATAGAATTGAGCACATAAAAGATGTACAATATAAGTGAAGATCTAA is from Brassica napus cultivar Da-Ae chromosome A4, Da-Ae, whole genome shotgun sequence and encodes:
- the LOC106448304 gene encoding uncharacterized protein LOC106448304, encoding MTISDETVITNSDIIEDDIFLSLAKYEDIIDGTLKTHFLIDVMGKIVSLEPVQTVQVKGEDRKKVQFRLVDSSGKDISCCLWGKYAEQLESYVECEQPLICLIRFAKISFYRGEVQITNAFDASIVYLDPTLKETLQFKEKLMEDNLPLSLIEKRNGKKEVENCKIICSIEAIDTDWSWFYFGHKGCKHRAIKTGKIVPERSNNDNKQLWHCGKCQANITEVVPVFKLHLIVRDDTETCKLMLLNTVGMTIVGHEAVDLWDGSNDEIEDPDQLPEPIRDLVGKSFCFGISVSSDNVTNEAETFKVLEVWFGNEILQVESQSEPNSMIGTSSSTMSSCDVLFLEDASHNESEECKTPFTKRKEEDADLPDKTSTSKKLCRASIKVEKEKEE